From Pseudonocardia autotrophica, one genomic window encodes:
- a CDS encoding NAD(P)-dependent malic enzyme, which produces MTLAQDRPGTTSPARDEVFGAHEGGKLATGLTTPLADARDLSIAYTPGVADVCRAIADDAALAARYTWAHRLVAVVSDGTAVLGLGDIGPRASLPVMEGKSALFKSFAGLDSIPLVLDTTDVDEIVETLVRLRPTFGAVNLEDVAAPRCFELERRLIEALDCPVMHDDQHGTAVVLLAALNGACRVQDRALRDLRIVISGAGAAGIACARILLAAGASDVVLLDSRGVVDAGRGGMKAELAAVTNPRGVTGGIAEALAGADVFVGLSSATLPEELLTTMAPDGMVFALSNPDPEVHPEVAARHAAIVATGRSDFPNQINNVLAFPGIFRGALDANARRITDDMKVAAATAIADVVAGELSPTNIVPGPFDPRVAPAVAAAVARAAAAGAGC; this is translated from the coding sequence ATGACGCTCGCCCAGGATCGGCCCGGAACCACATCGCCCGCGCGGGACGAGGTGTTCGGCGCGCACGAGGGCGGCAAGCTGGCGACCGGTCTGACCACGCCCCTGGCCGATGCCCGTGACCTGTCGATCGCCTACACGCCCGGGGTCGCGGACGTGTGCCGTGCGATCGCCGACGACGCCGCCCTCGCGGCCCGCTACACCTGGGCGCACCGGCTGGTCGCCGTGGTCAGCGACGGCACCGCGGTGCTGGGCCTCGGTGACATCGGCCCGCGCGCGTCGCTGCCGGTGATGGAGGGCAAGTCGGCGCTGTTCAAGTCGTTCGCCGGGCTGGACTCGATCCCGCTGGTGCTCGACACGACCGACGTCGACGAGATCGTCGAGACCCTGGTCCGGCTGCGCCCCACCTTCGGTGCCGTCAACCTGGAGGACGTCGCCGCACCGCGCTGCTTCGAGCTCGAACGCCGGCTGATCGAGGCCCTCGACTGCCCGGTGATGCACGACGACCAGCACGGCACGGCCGTCGTCCTGCTGGCGGCGCTGAACGGTGCCTGCCGGGTGCAGGACCGCGCCCTGCGTGACCTGCGGATCGTGATCTCCGGGGCGGGCGCTGCCGGGATCGCGTGCGCCCGGATCCTGCTCGCGGCCGGGGCGTCGGACGTGGTGCTGCTCGACTCCCGGGGTGTCGTGGACGCCGGCCGGGGCGGGATGAAGGCGGAGCTGGCCGCGGTGACGAACCCGCGCGGGGTGACCGGCGGCATCGCCGAGGCGCTGGCCGGTGCGGACGTGTTCGTGGGCCTGTCCAGCGCGACCCTGCCGGAGGAGCTGCTGACCACGATGGCCCCCGACGGCATGGTGTTCGCGCTGTCCAACCCGGATCCCGAGGTGCATCCGGAGGTCGCCGCGCGGCACGCGGCGATCGTCGCGACCGGGCGCAGCGACTTCCCGAACCAGATCAACAACGTGCTGGCGTTCCCGGGGATCTTCCGGGGGGCGCTGGACGCGAACGCCCGGCGGATCACCGACGACATGAAGGTGGCCGCGGCCACCGCCATCGCCGATGTGGTCGCCGGTGAGCTGTCCCCGACCAACATCGTCCCCGGACCGTTCGACCCGCGGGTGGCGCCCGCGGTCGCTGCCGCCGTGGCCCGGGCGGCCGCAGCGGGTGCCGGATGCTGA